The Allocoprobacillus halotolerans nucleotide sequence TTGCTTTGATTGGAAATCAAAATTGTGGAAAAACAACATTATTTAATGCCTTAACAGGTTCATCACAACATGTTGGAAATTTTCCAGGGGTAACTGTAGAGAAAAAACAGGATTCATTAAAAAGCATAAAGATGAATTGGAATTGATAGATTTACCGGGTATTTATTCATTATCTCCCTATACTTCAGAAGAAATTGTATCTATTCGTTATTTATTGGAAGAAAAACCATGTTTAATTATCAATATCATAGATGCAACGAATATGGAAAGAAATCTTTATTTAACAACTCAATTGTTGGAATTAAATATTCCTATGATTTTAGTATTAAATATGATGGATGAAGTTATAGTTAGTGGTAACAGTATTGATATTGATGGTTTAAAAGAATGTTTAGAAATGGATGTTGTGCCTATTTCAGCAAGTAAAAATGAAGGAATTGAAGATGTCATTACAGCTATTGAAAATAATTTAAATAAACCATCACATCATATTGATATTTGTCATGGTGTTGTGCATAAGGCCATTCATTCTATTTCTCATATTGTGGAACAAAGTGTACAATCTTCACATTTACCATTACGCTATTGTGTGACCAAAATAATTGAAGGTGACGAAGATATGTTTGATCAGTTACGTATTGATCAAGGAGATCGTCATATTATTGAGCATATTTTAGAAAAAATGGAGGAAGAAGCAAAAACAGATCGTGAAGCGGCTTTGGTTGATATGCGTTATTCTTTTATAGAAGATGTTTGCCAACATACTGTTTTTATTGAAAGTGAAACCAAGGAGCAAATTCGTTCTGAAAAAATTGATCAGTTGTTAACGCATAAATACTTAGGAATTCCTATTTTTATCTTTATTATGTTATTGATTTTCTATTTAACTTTTTCATTAATAGGAGCGCCTTTACAGGATTTGATGGATATGCTTATCAGTCAATTTTCTGATATGATCATTCGACTTTTAGAAAAGAATGATGTTGCTTTTTGGTTGCGTTCTTTAGTCGGTGATGGTATTCTTGCCGGTGTTGGAAGTGTTTTATCTTTTTTACCAGTCATTGTCATTTTATTTTTCTTTTTATCAATGTTAGAAGATAGTGGTTATATGGCAAGGGTGGCTTTTGTTATGGATAAGGCATTAAGAAAAATTGGACTTTCTGGTCGTTCGTTTGTTCCTATGTTGATTGGATTTGGATGTAGTGTACCAGCGATAATGGCCACACGTACTTTGTCCAGTGATAGAGATCGTAAGATGACTATTATTTTAACACCTTTTATGTCCTGTAGTGCTAAATTGCCAATATATGGAATGATTATTGCTGCTTTTTTCCTCATAAGGCAGCGCTTGTAATGATAACAATATATTGTATTGGTATATTGGTTGCGATTGTTTCGGCCATATTGCTTAAAAGTACTATTTTTATAGGAGAACCAGTACCCTTTGTTTTGGAGTTACCAGCTTATCGTATACCAACTCTTAAAAATGTTTATTTAAATGTTTTAGATAAAGCCAAAGATTTTATTCATAAAGCTTTTACTATTATATTTATGGCATCCATTGTGATTTGGTTTTTACAAAGTTTTAATTTTACATTTGATTTTGTATCTGATAGTTCACAAAGTATGTTAGCAACCATAGGATCTTTTGTCTCACCTATTTTTGCTCCACTGGGATTTAATGATTGGCGTGCTTCAACGGCTCTTATGACTGGTATTACAGCAAAAGAATCAGTTGTTTCTACTTTAACTGTTTTAACACAGTCTTCATCTACAGCAGCTTTCAATCAAGCTTTGGTTGGTATTTTTACACCTTTATCTTCTTTTACATTTTTAGTTTTTACAGTTTTATATATGCCTTGTATTGCCGCTTTTGCTGCAACGAGACGTGAACTTCATTCGTGGGTGCAGGCAATTTTAACAGTATTGTTTCAAACTGGAATGGCTTATCTGGTAGCGTTGCTTATTTATCAGATTGGACATTTTCTCATTTAGGGGGATTAAAATGGATAAAAATTATGAAACATTATTGCATATCAAAGAAAATCAGTTAATCAAAGCATTTGAAAAAAATAATATGAGTTGTATGGTTGTTAAAAATAAAGAAGAACTGCATCATTATTTAAAAAATATTTTAATAGCACAAAAGAAAGTAGCAGTGGGTGGAAGTGTAACCCTTACTAAGTTAGGTGTCCTTGATTTGATTCAAGAAAGTGATGTTCAGTTTATTGATCGCTATGAAGAAGGATTATCTGATGAACAAGTTTATGAGAGATTACGTGAAGGGTTATTATCTGACATTTTTATCACAAGCACGAATGCTTTAACGATGGATGGATGTCTCTATAATGTTGATGGTAGAGGAAATCGTGTATCTGCAATGATTTTTGGGCCACGT carries:
- a CDS encoding nucleoside recognition domain-containing protein; amino-acid sequence: MITIYCIGILVAIVSAILLKSTIFIGEPVPFVLELPAYRIPTLKNVYLNVLDKAKDFIHKAFTIIFMASIVIWFLQSFNFTFDFVSDSSQSMLATIGSFVSPIFAPLGFNDWRASTALMTGITAKESVVSTLTVLTQSSSTAAFNQALVGIFTPLSSFTFLVFTVLYMPCIAAFAATRRELHSWVQAILTVLFQTGMAYLVALLIYQIGHFLI
- a CDS encoding lactate utilization protein is translated as MDKNYETLLHIKENQLIKAFEKNNMSCMVVKNKEELHHYLKNILIAQKKVAVGGSVTLTKLGVLDLIQESDVQFIDRYEEGLSDEQVYERLREGLLSDIFITSTNALTMDGCLYNVDGRGNRVSAMIFGPREVYVIAGLNKIFNNEQEAMTHIREYSAPANALRLNKKTPCTKLGSCQDCFSEGRICSSYVKLGYQGQKNRIHIIIIEENIGY